A genomic window from Purpureocillium takamizusanense chromosome 2, complete sequence includes:
- a CDS encoding uncharacterized protein (COG:H~EggNog:ENOG503P9IS), which translates to MDYEELNRANWDERAPVHAASRDYCVRNFLSDPAFLSGVVEFDRPLLGDITGLPCVHLQCHIGTDSLSLARLGASSVTGLDFSGVSLSEARKLASATDGTGGEKLVFVEATVYDAPATLSQCTFDLVYTGIGAICWLPSIVQWAKVVHGLLKPGGRLFLRDGHPVLWALDEARTDDLVLGYPYFERDGEATLFDDPDGYVDAGVYKFQATQTATFNHGIGEIVQALLEEGMTVTGLAEHQSVPWNALPGQMTKDERGEWSLTDRPWRLPHSFTLQAVKA; encoded by the exons ATGGACTATGAAGAGCTCAATCGTGCCAACTGGGATGagcgcgcgcccgtc CATGCCGCATCTCGAGATTACTGTGTCCGAAATTTCCTCTCCGATCCAGCCTTTCTCAGCGGGGTTGTCGAGTTTGACCGCCCGCTGCTCGGCGACATTACAGGCCTGCCATGCGTCCACCTACAGTGCCACATTGGGACCGACTCCCTGAGTCTCGCGCGGTTGGGCGCCTCATCCGTTACGGGGCTTGACTTCTCGGGCGTATCGCTCTCCGAAGCGCGCAAGCTCGCGAGCGCCACggacggcacgggcggcgagaagctggTCTTTGTCGAAGCAACCGTGTACGATGCCCCCGCGACCTTGTCCCAGTGCACCTTTGACCTCGTCTACACGGGCATAGGGGCCATATGCTGGCTGCCTAGTATAGTGCAGTGGGCGAAGGTGGTCCATGGCCTCCTCAAGCCAGGAGGGCGGTTGTTTCTGCGCGACGGCCATCCCGTGCTCTGGGCCCTGGATGAGGCGCGCACCGACGACCTAGTGCTCGGCTACCCGTACTTTGAGCGCGACGGGGAGGCAACGCTGTTTGATGATCCGGATGGGTACGTCGACGCGGGGGTTTACAAGTTCCAGGCAACGCAAACCGCAACGTTTAACCACGGCATCGGGGAAATTGTGCAGGCTCTGCTGGAGGAGGGGATGACCGTGACGGGACTGGCGGAGCACCAGAGCGTGCCTTGGAATGCATTGCCGGGGCAAATGACCAAGGATGAGCGAg GGGAGTGGTCGTTGACGGACCGACCGTGGCGGCTGCCTCACTCGTTTACGCTGcaggccgtcaaggcgtGA
- a CDS encoding uncharacterized protein (COG:S~SECRETED:SignalP(1-23~SECRETED:cutsite=GHA-IR~SECRETED:prob=0.5698)~EggNog:ENOG503P0FH~CAZy:GH55) yields the protein MGRGFLFVLPWAALLLQVFAGHAIRGPGEELARGGGVLLARGDAGTQPVPSVHVAAAAADIAAARSIVDRAIKDMSRLNKARLDHPARNKYTLKPTSKGRKRDGSSGATPPLLDVTSEIAKAAALIANVEAAAGPSPSVPKRETRFWMEGLDRKGTVPWGNDTSYKVFRNVVTDYGADPTGKTDSTAAINKAITDGKRCGEKCSGSTTKTAIVYFPPGTYLISSSIAVLIGTQIIGDANYWPVLKAAPSFVGLGVLSTDVYVGGKGPDGNDNEYYINTSRFYSQIRNIRIDITDTNANAYVCAVHYQVAQATTIQNVELIAKTGTTQQGMFAENGSGGVLSDVTFTGGNFGFYGGNQQFSAVRMTFNGCKTAAQITWDWGWVWKSVKVNGADVGFRLVGADGSNQVGSISFIDSTFSDIKTSAIILKTPDAAPGTGTTGVVLDNVLLGGNIADHTGKQLLAAGYHRSWVVGPVYQKGIRSWQAGSVEYHRKKALLGEAVEGLQVPPYFERLRAQYEDKTVADFVHLKDGGAKGDGSTDDTAAAQATFNRYGDGSKIIYVDSGTYMLTDTVTIPKNAKVVGEAWAQFAATGDKFSDPGNPRPMLKVGNVGDVGSVEIQDLILTTKGGTAGVVLMQWNVKASGPGAAALWDVHARVGGATGTELTPRECPALKSGPNPDSCKAASLLFHLTSKASAYLDNMWLWVADHMADDEDLDSAVNDNPQVSVYSARGFLIESKGPTWLYGTASEHSVYYQYNFFKARNIFTTMIQTEAPYYQPTPPPPAPFQNDVGRLPGDPSYACNDTTTGGCDESWAVMMQGCQNVHIGGAGTYSWFRTYAQDCVAKHACQKTLWWLDGNYDNNRLQHIIGIGAENVLAVDGKVVSSLDNLATTGGVQWAQISVLDVPSKGRAPGTCVQQLV from the exons ATGGGGCGAGGCTTTCTATTTGTGTTGCCTTGGGCGGCTTTGCTACTGCAGGTCTTTGCAGGCCACGCTATCAGAGGGCCCGGGGAAGAACTCGCacgtggaggaggcgtgCTGCTCGCGCGTGGTGATGCCGGAACCCAGCCCGTCCCATCCGTCcatgtggcggcggcggcggccgacatTGCAGCTGCACGAAGCATCGTCGACcgcgccatcaaggacatgtCGAGACTGAACAAGGCGCGCTTAGACCACCCCGCCCGAAACAAGTACACACTCAAACCTACGTCCAAGGGTCGCAAGCGGgacggctcgtcgggcgcgACGCCTCCTCTGCTTGACGTCACCTCGGAGATCGCCAAAGCGGCCGCGTTGATTGCCAATGTtgaagctgccgccgggccatCGCCGTCTGTGCCGAAGCGTGAGACCAGATTTTGGATGGAAGGCCTAGACCGAAAAGGCACAGTCCCCTGGGGCAACGATACCAGCTACAAA GTGTTTCGCAACGTTGTCACTGATTACGGCGCTGATCCCACTGGTAAAACG GACTCCACTGCCGCTATCAACAAAGCCATTACCGATGGCAAACGCTGCGGGGAGAAATGCAGCGGCTCAACGACCAAGACTGCTATCGTGTACTTCCCACCTGGCACGTATCTCATTTCCAGCAGCATCGCAGTTCTCATTGGCACACAAATTATTGGCGATGCAAATTATTGGCCTGTCCTCAAGGCTGCCCCAAGTTTTGTTGGTCTTGGAGTCTTGTCCACGGACGTTTACGTCGGGGGTAAAGGGCCCGACGGTAACGACAATGAGTACTACATCAACACCTCGCGATTTTATAGCCAGATTCGGAACATCCGCATTGATATCACGGACACAAATGCCAATGCCTATGTTTGCGCTGTTCACTATCAGGTAGCGCAGGCAACGACGATTCAGAATGTCGAGCTCATTGCGAAGACCGGAACG ACCCAACAAGGCATGTTTGCCGAAAACGGAAGCGGAGGCGTCCTGTCGGATGTTACCTTCACGGGTGGTAACTTTGGCTTCT ATGGCGGAAACCAGCAATTCAGTGCCGTGCGTATGACATTCAACGGCTGCAAGACGGCGGCTCAGATCACATGGGACTGGGGTTGGGTATGGAAGTCAGTCAAAGTAAACGGCGCAGACGTGGGATTCCGACTTGTTGGTGCCGATGGCAGCAACCAAGTCGGGTCTATTTCATTCATTGACTCGACCTTCTCCGACATCAAAACCTCAGCAATTATTCTCAAAACACCCGACGCGGCTCCTGGGACTGGAACCActggcgtcgtcctcgacaacgtTCTGCTGGGTGGCAACATCGCCGATCATACAGGCAAGCAGCTGCTAGCAGCCGGCTACCATAGGAGC TGGGTTGTTGGTCCCGTCTACCAGAAGGGTATCCGCTCCTGGCAGGCTGGCTCAGTAGAGTACCATCGCAAGAAAGCCCTGCTCGGCGAAGCAGTCGAGGGATTACAAGTCCCTCCCTATTTTGAGCGACTACGAGCGCAATACGAGGACAAGACTGTCGCCGACTTTGTGCACCTCAAGGATGGCGGGGCAAAGGGAGACGGGAGCACCGATGACACAGCTGCCGCACAGGCCACCTTCAACCGATACGGCGATGGGAGCAAGATCATTTATGTCGACTCAGGAACTTACATGTTGACAGACACGGTAACTATACCGAAAAACGCcaaggtcgtcggcgaggcctgGGCTCAGTTTGCGGCTACTGGCGACAAGTTTTCTGATCCAGGGAATCCACGCCCGATGCTCAAGGTGGGCAACGTTGGTGACGTGGGGTCCGTTGAGATACAAGACCTCATCCTCACGACGAAAGGCGGCACTGcaggcgtcgtcctcatGCAATGGAACGTGAAGGCGAGCGGTCCcggtgccgctgcgctgTGGGATGTCCACGCTCGAGTTGGTGGAGCCACGGGCACGGAGCTCACACCGAGAGAATGCCCGGCCCTCAAAAGTGGCCCCAATCCAGACAGCTGCAAGGCGGCGAGTCTACTATTCCACCTCACCTCCAAGGCTTCGGCTTATCTGGACAATATGTGGTTGTGGGTCGCTGACCACAtggcggacgacgaggacctcgactCTGCGGTCAACGACAACCCCCAGGTCTCTGTATACAGCGCCCGAGGGTTCCTGATTGAGAGCAAAGGCCCGACTTGGCTATATGGCACAGCTTCCGAGCACAGTGTCTACTATCAGTATAATTTCTTCAAGGCCCGGAACATCTTCACCACCATGATACAGACGGAGGCGCCATACTACCAGCCGACCCCGCCCCCTCCTGCGCCTTTCCAGAACGACGTCGGCCGACTGCCCGGCGATCCCAGCTACGCCTGCAACGATACGACAACAGGCGGCTGCGATGAATCGTGGGCGGTCATGATGCAAGGATGTCAGAATGTGCACATCGGCGGGGCAGGGACGTACTCCTGGTTCAGGACGTATGCCCAGGACTGCGTGGCCAAGCACGCGTGCCAAAAGACTCTCTGGTGGCTCGACGGCAACTATGATAACAATCGCTTGCAACACATTATTGGAATCGGCGCGGAGAATGTGCTGGCGGTTGACGGTAAGGTGGTGAGTTCGTTGGACAACCTTGCCACGACGGGTGGTGTGCAGTGGGCGCAGATTTCCGTCCTCGACGTTCCGTCCAAGGGTAGAGCGCCTGGTACCTGCGTCCAACAGCTTGTATGA
- a CDS encoding uncharacterized protein (EggNog:ENOG503NTWC), which yields MAPPVLSALHPPTFRTTLNSWRPLVVDSCNYGAETRPSFDPFSSNARSFDPDGLDQLALQGIDFSDPTAISKLFGIEGVQSKSPVEIRLEARQRRDRIFALHDRLRAILERHEATIQSRWTKKKKKQRLEVLATAWGPGMASVHRPDFDAFRRESSEKRKTGATKYKDYYMWPYINQEDLAKPKTLLLMLNARGRHHPSEFAGADFEAMRLGRTSGAITPVFLNGYVMIIFVESSNKSEYGKLLGWHEHKDAFGWMCSRMQALPGEGLFVLEAQERVLDFLVKCCQIVLHDISADDLATNAFPLLPEPRLKGERDADSFESLAVLAAETPYRVPAHLDLERMVNLLRARASAAEDHVWALREDPGYFAEHLAEFKEHRQEMIRDTKGDIHPTLRPGKDSIFWARIIGNAVAGAYLDLEIFAELKAQAEALLPIFSKYSAKLSPAGGLPEELLAPMLKFRHYLTQAAKGPLDVLKASVLASPPWRRFFVREPPATVASTAIAVASKPGVKMTKITGELLWLLRLLCEDGMGLLWIGLPAALDELERLLQAEPEANELLTSHLSNAVSTLSIVSQCLAQLEQFQPWSRAFDSALVDREDGFKKEYARRTGSWVKMRSAVGEKHLTLAAKLGDPSDRKFAYPSEKRRTREITEVLRHAEKSLDRFWTTIDQLVYNSCGKLDETATGKLLSRDRSLQRTQEWVDEPVMTTERPEQGSPEAGHANAALIYRPLSTLYFESPGKAMVAEPNDLPKLKVKTKGIASSAKSDPDPELPSDRTANDPPPVFVGARDLKVFNTLFFDPTVSSHPGEMPWNDFLHAMTSTGLFTAEKLYGSVWQFQRVNASDQSRIQFHEPHPHGKIPFVLARRFGRRLNRHFGWVRGTFVLKEK from the coding sequence ATGGCCCCTCCAGTTCTCAGTGCACTACACCCCCCTACATTTCGCACAACATTGAACAGCTGGCGtccactcgtcgtcgactcatGCAATTATGGAGCTGAGACCAGACCATCGTTCGATCCGTTCTCATCCAACGCCAGGTCCTTCGACcccgacggccttgaccaGCTTGCCCTACAAGGCATCGATTTCTCCGATCCAACCGCCATTAGTAAACTATTTGGTATTGAAGGTGTGCAGTCAAAGTCCCCAGTCGAGATTCGATTGGaggcgcggcagcgccggGACCGCATATTCGCACTTCATGACAGACTGCGCGCCATCCTTGAGCGCCACGAGGCCACGATCCAGTCGCGATGgaccaagaaaaaaaagaagcaGCGTCTCGAAGTCCTCGCCACGGCGTGGGGGCCTGGCATGGCGTCCGTGCATCGACCAGATTTCGACGCCTTCCGTCGGGAGTCCTCCGAGAAGCGGAAAACGGGGGCGACCAAATACAAAGACTACTACATGTGGCCCTATATCAATCAGGAGGACTTGGCTAAGCCAAAGACCCTGCTGCTTATGCTCAATGCCAGAGGCCGCCATCACCCGTCCGAGTTTGCTGGCGCCGATTTCGAAGCAATGCGTCTCGGCCGGACAAGCGGGGCCATCACGCCCGTGTTCCTCAACGGCTATGTCATGATCATCTTCGTCGAATCATCAAATAAATCCGAATATGGTAAGCTGCTTGGATGGCATGAGCATAAGGATGCATTTGGCTGGATGTGCTCTCGGATGCAAGCTCTacccggcgagggcctgtTCGTTCTCGAGGCCCAAGAACGGGTTTTGGACTTCCTGGTGAAATGCTGTCAGATTGTTCTACATGACATATCAGCCGATGACCTGGCAACCAACGCGTTCCCTCTGCTGCCAGAGCCACGGCTGAAGGGCGAAAGGGACGCTGACAGCTTTGAGTCTCTGGCAGTCTTAGCGGCAGAGACACCGTATCGTGTGCCCGCGCATTTGGATCTCGAACGAATGGTGAACTTACTCCGAGCCCGGGCTTCTGCTGCAGAGGACCACGTATGGGCCCTGCGAGAAGATCCAGGGTACTTTGCAGAGCACTTGGCTGAGTTCAAGGAGCATCGGCAGGAAATGATCAGGGATACAAAGGGCGATATCCACCCAACACTTCGACCGGGCAAAGACAGCATCTTTTGGGCGCGCATCATTGGCAATGCTGTGGCAGGCGCCTATCTAGACCTCGAGATATTtgccgagctcaaggcgcaggccgaggccttGCTGCCAATCTTCTCAAAATACTCGGCGAAGCTGTCCCCAGCGGGCGGCCTCCCGGAAGAATTGCTCGCGCCGATGCTCAAGTTTCGTCATTACCTTACCCAGGCGGCCAAGGGTCCGTTGGACGTTCTGAAGGCATCCGTTctggcatcgccgccatggcgcagATTCTTTGTTCGCGAGCCACCTGCAACTGTCGCGTCGACTGCCATCGCTGTTGCTTCGAAACCGGGCGTCAAGATGACAAAAATTACCGGAGAACTACTCTGGCTTCTCCGCCTGTTGTGCGAGGACGGAATGGGCCTGCTTTGGAtcggcctgcctgctgctttGGACGAGCTAGAGAGGTTACTTCAGGCAGAGCCCGAGGCAAACGAGCTGCTGACGTCGCACCTTTCTAACGCGGTCAGTACCTTGTCTATTGTCTCACAATGCTTGGCTCAACTCGAGCAATTTCAACCATGGTCTCGAGCCTTCGACTCAGCTTTGGTTGATCGAGAGGATGGCTTTAAGAAGGAATATGCTAGGCGCACCGGCTCATGGGTGAAAATGAGGTCGGCTGTGGGAGAGAAGCACCTCACTCTGGCCGCAAAGCTTGGCGATCCTTCTGACAGGAAGTTTGCCTATCCATCCGAGAAGCGGCGCACCCGGGAGATCACAGAGGTATTGCGTCATGCAGAGAAAAGCCTCGACAGGTTCTGGACGACCATCGACCAGCTCGTTTACAACTCGTGCGGAAAGCTAGACGAAACCGCGACAGGGAAGCTACTGTCGCGAGACCGCAGTTTGCAACGCACACAAGAGTGGGTGGACGAGCCCGTGATGACGACTGAGAGACCAGAACAAGGATCACCAGAAGCCGGTCACGCGAATGCCGCGCTCATTTATAGGCCGTTATCCACTCTGTATTTTGAGTCTCCGGGGAAAGCAATGGTTGCCGAGCCTAACGACCTGCCGAAGTTAAAGGTAAAGACGAAAGGGATTGCATCGAGCGCAAAGAGCGATCCCGATCCCGAGCTTCCGTCGGATAGGACTGCCAATGATCCCCCACCTGTTTTCGTGGGCGCTCGAGACCTCAAAGTGTTCAACACGCTCTTCTTTGACCCGACCGTGTCGTCTCACCCGGGAGAAATGCCGTGGAACGACTTCCTGCATGCCATGACCTCCACAGGCCTGTTCACTGCGGAGAAGCTTTACGGGTCCGTCTGGCAGTTCCAGCGAGTCAATGCATCCGATCAAAGCCGAATCCAGTTCCACGAGCCACATCCCCACGGCAAGATACCGTTTGTGCTGGCGAGACGCTTCGGCAGGAGACTGAATAGGCACTTTGGCTGGGTTCGGGGGACTTTTGTGTTGAAAGAAAAATAA
- a CDS encoding uncharacterized protein (COG:E~EggNog:ENOG503NYUT), translating into MAQSKAAKRKRKAQAQVEHPNKATRTASPSTENGTGGFEPKSLQTVISDEELEITIDTLATLAQYPGLTKSKLCKDLRVAVYDFRQSCTTGVNAADGANLTARVSAALADEKYLEARILLAEMRLRGQEPKLGALCRWVRDLDVVTQPKGVSIVGPERSTKDMELLGVLDAVLRVTCPVDTSAAKAATDLSSHIAFQTTWDLRHATASPHQVYASVLDKSILSSAPKESLRIIETTPGHLRKPPNHHPAILYTTEPDSVVLSPESQDITFHNHPSVPNLGLATNVLSPAECKAIIAAGESVGFIPDTPIREGGDTSVLAHNFYWIVDTAFHDKLWARMAPFVPTAVNGRLARGLNRRFRVYRYVPGAEYRCHIDGAWPPSGIRPDDTYVYDDSPPEKKQSSLFTFLLYLNDEFEGGETTFFIPGQREGVLNAYPVRPVMGGVAVFPHGETNGALLHEGTSVKKGAKYIIRTDIEYDVEPSEA; encoded by the exons ATGGCCCAatccaaggcggccaagcgcaagcgcaaggcaCAGGCGCAAGTCGAGCATCCCAACAAAGCCACCAGGACCGCCTCTCCGTCCACCGAAAACGGCACCGGCGGCTTCGAGCCCAAGAGCCTCCAGACGGTCAtctcggacgaggagctcgaaATCACCATTGACACCCTCGCGACCCTCGCCCAGTACCCCGGCCTGACCAAGTCGAAGCTGTGCAAGGACCTGAGGGTCGCCGTGTACGACTTTCGCCAGTCGTGCACTACAGGTGTCAACGCTGCTG ATGGCGCCAATCTAACTGCCCGCGTgtccgccgcccttgccgacgagAAATACCTCGAGGCCAGGATCCTTCTCGCCGAGATGCGCCTCCGCGGCCAGGAGCCCaagctcggcgccctctgccgctgggtccgcgacctcgacgtcgtcacgCAGCCCAAGGGcgtcagcatcgtcggcccCGAGCGCTCCACCAAAGACATGGAACTGCTGGGCGTCCTGGATGCCGTTCTGCGTGTGACCTGTCCGGTGgacacgagcgccgccaaggcTGCGACCGACCTGTCTTCGCACATCGCCTTCCAGACGACCTGGGATCTGCGGCACGCCACCGCATCGCCACACCAGGTGTACGCCTCGGTTCTCGACAAGTCGATTCTCTCTTCTGCGCCAAAAGAGTCCTTGCGTATTATCGAGACGACGCCCGGCCATCTCCGGAAGCCGcccaaccaccaccccgccaTCCTCTACACCACCGAGCCAGACAGCGTTGTGCTCTCGCCCGAATCCCAAGACATCACCTTCCACAACCATCCCAGCGTGCCGAaccttggcctcgccacCAATGTCCTCTCTCCCGCCGAGtgcaaggccatcatcgccgctgGTGAGAGCGTCGGCTTCATCCCCGACACGCCCATCCGCGAGGGCGGAGATACCAGTGTTCTTGCGCACAACTTTTACTGGATCGTCGACACGGCCTTCCATGACAAGCTCTGGGCTCGCATGGCGCCCTTTGTACCCACTGCGGTCAACGGCCGACTCGCACGGGGCCTCAACCGGCGATTCCGCGTCTACCGCTACGTCCCGGGCGCCGAATACCGCTGCCACATTGACGGCGCCTGGCCCCCATCAGGCATTCGCCCCGACGACACATATGTATACGACGACTCACcgccggagaagaagcaaaGTTCGCTCTTCACCTTTTTGCTCTACCTCAACGACGAGTTTGAGGGCGGGGAGACGACCTTTTTCATCCCCGGCCAGCGTGAGGGAGTTCTCAATGCGTATCCCGTGCGAcccgtcatgggcggcgtggccgtctTTCCCCATGGCGAGACCAACGGAGCGCTGCTGCATGAGGGAACTAGTGTCAAAAAGGGCGCCAAATACATCATCAGAACGGACATTGAATACGATGTGGAGCCTTCGGAGGCCTAG
- a CDS encoding uncharacterized protein (SECRETED:SignalP(1-25~SECRETED:cutsite=GEA-VD~SECRETED:prob=0.2678)) — MGRIERQTEIPRIFRRSTTQSQHNLFAFSASQLTLPITMKFAQVPVVLALLIPAIAAMPAGEAVDMTERSENINTLEARACGAAGSCKGVGGGDLCNDRCKKCKGPSGYYKKGECGGLGWQRCYCYYA, encoded by the exons ATGGGGAGAATTGAGAGGCAAACGGAAATTCCAAGGATATTCCGAAG ATCAACAACCCAATCACAACACAACCTCTTCGCATTTTCAGCAAGCCAACTCACTTTACCCATCACCATGAAGTTCGCTCAGGTtcccgtcgtcctcgccctccttaTCCCTGCCATcgcggccatgcccgccggcgaggcagtAGATATGACTGAGCGTTCCGAGAACATCAACACCCTAGAGGCTCGTGCCTGCGGTGCCGCTGGGTCCTGCAAGGGCGTTGGTGGCGGAGACCTCTGCAACGATCGT TGCAAGAAGTGCAAGGGCCCCAGTGGATACTACAAGAAGGGAGAGTGCGGTGGCCTCGGCTGGCA gcgctgctactgctactacgCTTGA
- a CDS encoding uncharacterized protein (COG:S~EggNog:ENOG503PEZT) codes for MATQENIQHLIQIRNARLKEASEARDVDALMKWQAADTTFIDKMHGIVVSGWDAVRDHYAQIYLAMPTFRILQSETTGYTPEFVVSEFECEAVPGADMPQWGVKKGDVLRMKAVSMFWWRWEGKGGWMGALDDEAVSGWKIYRERVYVMPGL; via the exons ATGGCCACGCAGGAAAATATTCAACATCTTATCCAAATTCGCAACGCTCGGCTAAAGGAAGCGTCGGAGGCGCGCGACGTAGATGCGCTCATGAAATGGCAGGCCGCCGATACCACATTTATAGACAAGA TGcatggcatcgtcgtctctgGCTGGGACGCCGTCCGCGACCACTATGCACAAATCTACCTCGCCATGCCGACGTTTCGCATCCTCCAATCCGAGACAACCGGATATACCCCCGAATTCGTGGTTAGCGAGTTTGAGTGTGAGGCCGTTCCTGGCGCGGATATGCCGCAGTGGGGCGTAAAGAAAGGTGACGTCCTTCGAATGAAGGCTGTTTCTATGTTTTGGTGGCGATGGGAAGGCAAAGGCGGGTGGATGGGCGCCTTGGACGATGAGGCTGTCAGTGGATGGAAGATTTATAGAGAGAGGGTATACGTTATGCCGGGGTTGTGA
- a CDS encoding uncharacterized protein (COG:S~EggNog:ENOG503P0S1~SECRETED:SignalP(1-16~SECRETED:cutsite=AVA-QR~SECRETED:prob=0.7802)), producing MRASLLLLLVPLLAVAQRITLRGVDKLDDDAFNQAQRNDEQARRHLSNMPIKTSDGLCLYADRLSGDSRANLTPVQIVQCSSGASGQGWDLITKGQHNDQPGQMLVVNNQTRACLNYDDGEDQIYLFSCGGRADGSGAVADSQLFLFEGGVGPLTLKPKNGAFTCLLGTGNYVNTTRCSGALNQMFTFG from the coding sequence ATGCGCGCGagcctcctgctgctgttggttcCCTTGCTCGCAGTTGCTCAACGTATCACACTGCGAGGGGTCGACaaactcgacgacgacgccttcaaCCAGGCGCAGAGAaacgacgagcaggccagACGACACCTCTCCAACATGCCAATCAAGACATCCGACGGGCTCTGCCTGTACGCCGACAGGCTTTCCGGGGATTCCCGCGCGAACCTCACGCCGGTCCAGATCGTCCaatgcagcagcggcgcgagcggcCAAGGATGGGACCTCATCACCAAGGGGCAACATAATGACCAACCCGGGCAGATGCTCGTGGTCAACAACCAGACGCGGGCGTGCCTCAACTACGACGATGGTGAAGACCAAATCTATCTATTCTCGTGTGGAGGCCGAGCAGACGGCAGcggggccgtggccgactcGCAGCTCTTTTTGTTCgaaggcggcgtcgggccgTTGACGCTGAAGCCGAAGAATGGGGCGTTTACATGTCTGCTGGGCACTGGGAATTACGTCAACACTACGAGGTGTAGTGGAGCATTGAATCAGATGTTTACGTTTGGGTAA
- a CDS encoding uncharacterized protein (SECRETED:SignalP(1-21~SECRETED:cutsite=VAA-DC~SECRETED:prob=0.8290)), producing the protein MHFNALLSGAVAALLAAGVAADCSPTHPIGDKCPSTSEGAYFCDPSCSNVIICHDGVVQLNNKCNPGCCKYQNGGIPYCSC; encoded by the exons ATGCACTTCAACGCACTCCTGTCtggcgctgtcgccgccctgctcgccgccggcgtcgctgccgacTGCTCCCCAACCCACCCCATCGGCGACAAGTGCCCGTCCACGAGCGAGGGTGCCTACTTCTGTGACCCCTCATGCTCCAACGTC ATTATCTGCCACGATGGTGTCGTCCAGCTGAACAACAAGTGCAACCCGGGCTGCTGCAAGTACCAGAACGGTGGCATTCCTTACTGCTCTTGCTAG